The Thunnus albacares chromosome 11, fThuAlb1.1, whole genome shotgun sequence genome contains a region encoding:
- the znf148 gene encoding zinc finger protein 148 isoform X1, with protein sequence MNTEDKLEGMLLKCSSGGIDGGGRVGLGSGGGLVVMTLGERSLANHPLLAEDEDDEDEDEDLTGSSLVTHDLVPPEQLMMQEEMTKNGGEEEGGGEVGVHFPLKLTHKLPYLLHMPLSIKQELKLTEPAVQIKKDKKAVKDLIVCPKKKKRKQRSPAKILNINDDGSLGMQNPKCHVCVHCNAAFRTNYHLQRHVFIHTGEKPFQCSQCDMRFIQKYLLQRHEKIHTGEKPFRCDECGMRFIQKYHMERHKRTHSGEKPYQCDYCHQYFSRTDRVLKHRRMCHENRERKTNKAAGKVGPLREADSLGLPFLAKECSLPKKKRQKCADKLQSSGASTAPQTEGHTAPVAETEEKEEQRQNKIEGAMKVLYAVSSKVKHEYMIADYSVELSEETASQHQEGEGSSEETTPPKLVLKKVPKRSLKQSSEPPPPCLSTLSSFEDNSKVAHYTFEIVDKQGLLDVESNTELESVETLQGGPTKPAASSTNYDDAMQFLKKKRYLQAAMANNSRDYGLNTSSIPSQAPTQTVVSTVIDETVPATILEPQPINTEIKATHDRNVLPDEVLQTLLDHYSNKANGQSDISFSVADTEVTSSISINSSEVSDSSPVESLGASSAQTQPPTEKVSLLQEYSKFLQQALERTSQNDSYLTSQSLSLVSENPTLAGQPLFSTEKQFPSPSRFKSGMSSPLRSTLEKPHFGLLVGDSQHSFSFSGDETTPPSAVSPAEEDFLEQVSTSKKTDSSPGILQTFQISSFDPNFKSHFQTSRSGPSSQFTVANGQVSLRGHSTDFSEFPSVRVTETRSQLNSSPDVSTSETFG encoded by the exons ATGAACACTGAGGACAAGTTGGAGGGTATGCTGCTAAAGTGCAGCAGTGGAGGAATagatggaggagggagagttGGGCTGGGCAGTGGAGGGGGACTGGTGGTGATGACCCTGGGGGAGCGATCGCTTGCAAACCACCCTCTGTTGGCTGAAGATGAAGACGATGAGGACGAAGATGAGGACTTGACTGGGAGCTCGCTGGTTACTCATGACCTGGTCCCTCCTGAGCAGCTGATGATGCAGGAGGAAATGACAAAGAACGGTGGcgaagaggagggaggaggcgAGGTGGGAGTGCATTTCCCCCTAAAACTCACCCATAAGTTGCCCTACTTGCTTCATATGCCA CTGAGCATTAAACAGGAACTGAAGCTGACTGAGCCAGCAGTCCAGATAAAGAAGGACAAAAAAGCAGTGAAGGACCTGATAGTGTGtcccaagaagaaaaaaaggaagcaaCGTTCACCAGCAAAG attCTCAACATCAATGATGATGGATCACTTGGAATGCAAAACCCCAAGTGCCATGTTTGTGTTCACTGTAATGCGGCGTTCAGAACCAATTACCATCTACAGAGGCATGTCTTCATTCACACTG GTGAGAAGCCATTTCAGTGTAGCCAATGTGACATGCGCTTCATTCAGAAATATCTCCTCCAGAGACATGAGAAAATCCATACTG GTGAGAAGCCTTTTCGCTGTGATGAGTGCGGTATGAGGTTCATCCAGAAGTATCACATGGAGAGACACAAGAGGACTCACAGTGGAGAGAAGCCCTACCAATGTGACTACTGTCACCAG TACTTCTCCAGAACAGACCGGGTTTTAAAGCACAGGCGAATGTGtcatgaaaacagagagaggaagaccaACAAGGCTGCTGGTAAAGTCGGACCTTTGCGTGAAGCAGATTCTTTAGGCCTCCCCTTCCTCGCCAAAGAGTGTTCACTGCCCAAGAAGAAACGCCAAAAGTGTGCAGACAAGTTGCAGAGTTCAGGCGCTTCCACTGCTCCCCAAACAGAAGGTCACACTGCCCCTGTtgcagaaacagaagagaaagaggagcagagacaaaataaaattgaaGGTGCTATGAAGGTGCTCTATGCTGTGTCCTCCAAAGTCAAGCACGAGTATATGATTGCTGACTACTCTGTGGAACTTTCCGAAGAAACGGCAAGCCAACACCAAGAAGGAGAGGGGTCATCAGAAGAGACAACTCCTCCTAAACTAGTCCTGAAGAAGGTCCCCAAGAGGAGTCTTAAACAATCCAGTGAACCACCTCCTCCCTGCCTGTCCACTCTGTCTTCCTTTGAGGATAACAGCAAGGTCGCGCATTATACCTTTGAAATTGTGGACAAGCAGGGCCTTTTAGACGTAGAAAGCAACACTGAACTTGAGTCAGTCGAAACTCTTCAAGGAGGACCAACAAagccagcagccagcagcacaAACTACGACGACGCCATGCAGTTTCTCAAGAAGAAACGTTATCTTCAGGCTGCAATGGCCAACAACAGTCGGGATTATGGCCTGAACACAAGCAGCATCCCTTCTCAGGCACCCACACAAACTGTGGTGTCAACCGTCATTGACGAAACTGTCCCTGCCACCATTTTGGAGCCCCAGCCCATCAACACAGAGATTAAGGCGACTCATGACAGGAATGTGTTGCCAGATGAGGTTCTTCAGACTCTGTTGGACCACTACTCCAACAAAGCCAACGGGCAATCAGACATTTCCTTTAGTGTGGCTGACACGGAGGTTACTTCAAGCATATCCATTAACTCCTCTGAAGTTTCAGACAGCAGCCCCGTGGAGAGTCTCGGAGCCTCTAGTGCCCAGACTCAACCACCTACTGAGAAAGTCAGCCTCTTGCAAGAATACTCCAAATTTCTCCAGCAAGCACTGGAGAGGACCAGCCAGAACGACAGCTACCTGACGAGCCAGAGCCTCAGCTTGGTCTCCGAAAACCCCACCTTAGCCGGACAGCCTCTGTTCTCCACTGAGAAACAGTTTCCTTCCCCCAGTAGGTTCAAATCAGGGATGAGCTCTCCATTAAGATCCACTTTAGAAAAACCTCACTTTGGATTACTGGTTGGGGACTCCCAgcactcattttcattttcaggtgATGAGACCACCCCTCCCTCCGCAGTGTCCCCAGCTGAGGAGGACTTCCTGGAACAGGTTTCGACCTCCAAAAAGACAGACTCTTCTCCAGGGATACTGCAGACTTTTCAAATAAGCTCCTTTGATCCAAACTTCAAATCTCATTTCCAGACGTCAAGATCTGGACCCTCCTCACAGTTTACTGTTGCCAATGGACAAGTAAGTCTACGAGGACACAGCACAGACTTCTCAGAGTTCCCCTCAGTTAGAGTCACTGAGACCAGGTCCCAGCTGAACTCCTCGCCAGATGTTTCAACAAGCGAAACCTTTGGCTGA
- the znf148 gene encoding zinc finger protein 148 isoform X2, translated as MNTEDKLEGMLLKCSSGGIDGGGRVGLGSGGGLVVMTLGERSLANHPLLAEDEDDEDEDEDLTGSSLVTHDLVPPEQLMMQEEMTKNGGEEEGGGELSIKQELKLTEPAVQIKKDKKAVKDLIVCPKKKKRKQRSPAKILNINDDGSLGMQNPKCHVCVHCNAAFRTNYHLQRHVFIHTGEKPFQCSQCDMRFIQKYLLQRHEKIHTGEKPFRCDECGMRFIQKYHMERHKRTHSGEKPYQCDYCHQYFSRTDRVLKHRRMCHENRERKTNKAAGKVGPLREADSLGLPFLAKECSLPKKKRQKCADKLQSSGASTAPQTEGHTAPVAETEEKEEQRQNKIEGAMKVLYAVSSKVKHEYMIADYSVELSEETASQHQEGEGSSEETTPPKLVLKKVPKRSLKQSSEPPPPCLSTLSSFEDNSKVAHYTFEIVDKQGLLDVESNTELESVETLQGGPTKPAASSTNYDDAMQFLKKKRYLQAAMANNSRDYGLNTSSIPSQAPTQTVVSTVIDETVPATILEPQPINTEIKATHDRNVLPDEVLQTLLDHYSNKANGQSDISFSVADTEVTSSISINSSEVSDSSPVESLGASSAQTQPPTEKVSLLQEYSKFLQQALERTSQNDSYLTSQSLSLVSENPTLAGQPLFSTEKQFPSPSRFKSGMSSPLRSTLEKPHFGLLVGDSQHSFSFSGDETTPPSAVSPAEEDFLEQVSTSKKTDSSPGILQTFQISSFDPNFKSHFQTSRSGPSSQFTVANGQVSLRGHSTDFSEFPSVRVTETRSQLNSSPDVSTSETFG; from the exons ATGAACACTGAGGACAAGTTGGAGGGTATGCTGCTAAAGTGCAGCAGTGGAGGAATagatggaggagggagagttGGGCTGGGCAGTGGAGGGGGACTGGTGGTGATGACCCTGGGGGAGCGATCGCTTGCAAACCACCCTCTGTTGGCTGAAGATGAAGACGATGAGGACGAAGATGAGGACTTGACTGGGAGCTCGCTGGTTACTCATGACCTGGTCCCTCCTGAGCAGCTGATGATGCAGGAGGAAATGACAAAGAACGGTGGcgaagaggagggaggaggcgAG CTGAGCATTAAACAGGAACTGAAGCTGACTGAGCCAGCAGTCCAGATAAAGAAGGACAAAAAAGCAGTGAAGGACCTGATAGTGTGtcccaagaagaaaaaaaggaagcaaCGTTCACCAGCAAAG attCTCAACATCAATGATGATGGATCACTTGGAATGCAAAACCCCAAGTGCCATGTTTGTGTTCACTGTAATGCGGCGTTCAGAACCAATTACCATCTACAGAGGCATGTCTTCATTCACACTG GTGAGAAGCCATTTCAGTGTAGCCAATGTGACATGCGCTTCATTCAGAAATATCTCCTCCAGAGACATGAGAAAATCCATACTG GTGAGAAGCCTTTTCGCTGTGATGAGTGCGGTATGAGGTTCATCCAGAAGTATCACATGGAGAGACACAAGAGGACTCACAGTGGAGAGAAGCCCTACCAATGTGACTACTGTCACCAG TACTTCTCCAGAACAGACCGGGTTTTAAAGCACAGGCGAATGTGtcatgaaaacagagagaggaagaccaACAAGGCTGCTGGTAAAGTCGGACCTTTGCGTGAAGCAGATTCTTTAGGCCTCCCCTTCCTCGCCAAAGAGTGTTCACTGCCCAAGAAGAAACGCCAAAAGTGTGCAGACAAGTTGCAGAGTTCAGGCGCTTCCACTGCTCCCCAAACAGAAGGTCACACTGCCCCTGTtgcagaaacagaagagaaagaggagcagagacaaaataaaattgaaGGTGCTATGAAGGTGCTCTATGCTGTGTCCTCCAAAGTCAAGCACGAGTATATGATTGCTGACTACTCTGTGGAACTTTCCGAAGAAACGGCAAGCCAACACCAAGAAGGAGAGGGGTCATCAGAAGAGACAACTCCTCCTAAACTAGTCCTGAAGAAGGTCCCCAAGAGGAGTCTTAAACAATCCAGTGAACCACCTCCTCCCTGCCTGTCCACTCTGTCTTCCTTTGAGGATAACAGCAAGGTCGCGCATTATACCTTTGAAATTGTGGACAAGCAGGGCCTTTTAGACGTAGAAAGCAACACTGAACTTGAGTCAGTCGAAACTCTTCAAGGAGGACCAACAAagccagcagccagcagcacaAACTACGACGACGCCATGCAGTTTCTCAAGAAGAAACGTTATCTTCAGGCTGCAATGGCCAACAACAGTCGGGATTATGGCCTGAACACAAGCAGCATCCCTTCTCAGGCACCCACACAAACTGTGGTGTCAACCGTCATTGACGAAACTGTCCCTGCCACCATTTTGGAGCCCCAGCCCATCAACACAGAGATTAAGGCGACTCATGACAGGAATGTGTTGCCAGATGAGGTTCTTCAGACTCTGTTGGACCACTACTCCAACAAAGCCAACGGGCAATCAGACATTTCCTTTAGTGTGGCTGACACGGAGGTTACTTCAAGCATATCCATTAACTCCTCTGAAGTTTCAGACAGCAGCCCCGTGGAGAGTCTCGGAGCCTCTAGTGCCCAGACTCAACCACCTACTGAGAAAGTCAGCCTCTTGCAAGAATACTCCAAATTTCTCCAGCAAGCACTGGAGAGGACCAGCCAGAACGACAGCTACCTGACGAGCCAGAGCCTCAGCTTGGTCTCCGAAAACCCCACCTTAGCCGGACAGCCTCTGTTCTCCACTGAGAAACAGTTTCCTTCCCCCAGTAGGTTCAAATCAGGGATGAGCTCTCCATTAAGATCCACTTTAGAAAAACCTCACTTTGGATTACTGGTTGGGGACTCCCAgcactcattttcattttcaggtgATGAGACCACCCCTCCCTCCGCAGTGTCCCCAGCTGAGGAGGACTTCCTGGAACAGGTTTCGACCTCCAAAAAGACAGACTCTTCTCCAGGGATACTGCAGACTTTTCAAATAAGCTCCTTTGATCCAAACTTCAAATCTCATTTCCAGACGTCAAGATCTGGACCCTCCTCACAGTTTACTGTTGCCAATGGACAAGTAAGTCTACGAGGACACAGCACAGACTTCTCAGAGTTCCCCTCAGTTAGAGTCACTGAGACCAGGTCCCAGCTGAACTCCTCGCCAGATGTTTCAACAAGCGAAACCTTTGGCTGA